GGGGCGCCGGCGGGGCTGGCACGCGCCCAGTCTCGCACCGGCCCGGCGACCGGCGGACCGGAACGTGATTTCGCCCTTGGGTCCGGCCCCGCACTGCGACGTGGAGACCCGGCCGAACAGGGTGATGAACCGCGCTAGTCGGCGACGTGGATGACGATCTTCCCGCGGCGTTTGCCAGTCTCGAGCGCCTCGTAACCTGAGCGTGTCTCAGTGAGGGGCAGCACGCGGTCCAGCACCGGCCTCAACCGGCCGTTGTCGACGAGTTCGGCGATGGAACGCAACGCGTTCTGGTCGGGCTCGACGATGAAGTACACCCCGCGGGCGTCGTGCCGGGCTGCCTCCTGCTGGTCGGGAGGCGCGGAGAGGGTGACCAGAATGCCGCCCGGCTTCAGAACCGACCAGGACCGCGACTGCGTCGCTCCCCCGACAAGATCAACGACGACATCCACGTCGCTGACGTGATCCTCGAAGCGGTCGTGCGCATAGTCGATGGCCTGCTCGGCACCCAGACCCTTGACGAATTCCAGGTCGGCCGCCGCCGCCGTGGCGCTCACGCGAGCACCGAGACCGGCCGCGAGCTGCACCACGTAGCTCCCCACGCCGCCGGCGCCGCCCTGCACCAACACGTGCTGGCCGGCCTGCAGGTCGGCGTGGTCCACCAGTGCCTGCCAGGCGCTCAGCGCAGCCAGTGGGAGCGCTGCGGCGTGGTCATGGTCAACGGTGGCGGGTTTGCCCGCCACGACGGCCGCGGGCAGGGCGACGTACTCGGCGGCCGCGCCATCGCGGGTGAAGGGGATCAACCCGTAGACGGCCTCCCCTTCGGTGGGGCTCTCCACCCCCGCCCCGGACGCCGCGACGACTCCGGAGAACTCGTGCGACGGGATGATCGGGGTGCGGTCGGGTCCTGTCCCGTCCGAGCTGTGCGTCCAGGTTGCCGGCCAGGTGAGCTCGTGGGGGGTCATGGAAGCAGCCTTCACGGCCACCAACACGTCACCAGGCCCCGGCTCGGGCCGCGGCGCCTGCTCGTACACGAGCTGTTCCGGGCCGCCCCTGGTGTGCGCTCTCACGGCGTACATCGTGCTCATCCGACGACGTCTCCTTCCCGACCGCATCCAGGTCAGCCCCGCGCGGCGCCCCAGGCAGAGCTGGATCCCAGGTTGACTCCCGCATTATCTGGGCGTTGAGCAGCCGTCTGCCGGACTTCCGCAATCCCCTGCCCGTCGGGCGCAGAAGGCGCGATGGATCAAGGCCCTCCGCATGAACAAACAGTCTCAAGGGTGACACTTCCGGCTAGCGGGGTGGTGACGGCATCTCGGGTGGGCGCCCGCGGGCGCGGGTCGTGTCGGCGACCGCGATTGCGGTGAGGACTGCGGTTGTGGCGAGGGCGGCCATCAGCGGCGGTACGAGGAGCATCACCGGGGCTATGGCGGCCAGCACGAGCAGTCCGATCGGCCGATCCCGGGACACCCGGCCGAACACGGCGTACTCGAAGTGGGCACGTCCGGCCAGGAACAGCGCGGGTCCACCGAGGATGACGGCGATCCAGCCCGGTGGGGTGTGTCCGAGTGGATGGGTGATGACGAGTTCGTCGCCGACGGCGGTGACGACGACGCCGGCCACCATGACTATGTGAGAGTACTTCGCCAAGAGGGTAGGGCGGAACGGCTCGGGGGATGCTTCGATGGCCGCGGCCAGTAGCTCGCCGGCCCGGTAGATGTAGATCCGCCAGATCAGCACGGTGGTGGCGACCGACACCAGGAACGCCGCGGTCCGGTCAGCCGCGAAGCCGCTGCGGTTGATGGTCAAGGTAGTGACCAGGATCAACTCGCCGAGCGCGATGATGAAGAACTGGCGGTAGCGCTCGGCCAGGTGCTCGGCCACGACAGACCACTCCGACCTGGGCGGGCGGCCCAGCCCCGGCGTGGGCCAGCCGAGCGCGAATCCCGCGTAGTCCACGGCCACCGCCAGCGCCCACAGCACCCCGCGCGCCGTGCCGTGCACCATGGCCCCCGCGATCCATGGCACCGCGGACACACCGAACCAGAACAGCGACCGTACGATTCTGCGCTTCAGTTCGCGGCCCTGCAGGGCGAGCACGAGGAAGAGGCCGCGGCCGAGCTGGATGGCGACGTAAACGCCTGCGAAGATCAGGCCTCCCTCGGCAAACGCCTCGGGCGCCGCGACAGCCAGCACCAGAGTGCCGACCAAGGTCGCGATGACCACCAGCTGTATCGCTGGCCGCTGCGGGTCGTACCGGTCGGTTACCGCCGCCGTGATGAACCAGACCCACCACATGGCCAGCAGCAGCACCAGCGTCTGGAAGGCGCCGCGCCAGCTGAGATCATCGACCAGCCCCTGCGAGAGCTGGGCGAACACGACGACGAACGCCAGGTCGAAGAACAGTTCCAGGAACGTCGCCCGCTGTGGCTCCTCCGGTCTCCGCAGGAGCTCGCCCGCCTCACTCGCCATCCGCTCGCCCGTTCTGTCGGCTCTGCGCCAGCATTAAGGAAGTCGTACCACGCCCTTGCGCCCACGGATGGCGACAAGAGCGAGGCGCCAAGTGACGACCGCCAGCCAGGCAGGTGCTGGTCCATGCTGCCCGCGTCGCCGGCCTCGGGGACACGGGCGACACCTGGGACGCCCCGTCCGGGGGCGGGTGTCGCCGTGGGCGTCGACCCTGTCGTACGACCGGGCGGGAGTCGGCCGGAGCCCGGCCATGACCGGCGTGCGGACCTGCGCGGACCGGGCCGACGAGCTGGCCGGGCTGCTCGCGGAACTGGCCCCTGGCTGCTGGTCAGGCACTCCTTCGGCGGCCTGATCGCGCGGCTGCTCACCTGCCGGCACCCGCACGACATCGCCGGGCTGGTGCTGGTGGACGCCGTGGTCGAGCACCGGGAGACGGCGTACGAGGCGGTGCTCCCCGCCCACCTGCACGCCGCCAACCGCGCCTACCTGACCGACCCGGCGCGCAACGCCGAACGGATCGACAAGCCCACCAGCTACCGGCAGGTCGCCGCGCGTCCGCTCCCCGACGGGGTGCTGCTCAGCGTCATCACCCGGGGCAGGCCGGACGCGGCCGGGCCGGACTGGCCGACGCCGGACATCCTGCGGGTGGGTCAGCGGATGCAACACGACCTCGCCCGCCGCCACGGTGCCCGGCACCGGATCGCCGCCCGCAGCCGCCACGGCGTCCACCACGAGGAGCCTGAGATCGTGGTGGCGGAGATCATGACGATGTTGAAGGGGACCCGGGGCTGAGCGACACGAGGACCAGGCCACTGTCGTGGACGCGCTGATCGAGGACGGGCTGCTGCCGAACCTTGAGATCGCCAACACCAAGAACTTCCTGCGCAGCCTGCACTTCCGACGCTCCCGCACCGGGCCGCTCGGCAGGCGATCGGCGCAGCCAAGGCCAGGGTGAACAGGTTCAGGTCACACTGACGTGGTCTCGGGCCGGCGGCGACCCATACTTGTCGCCATGCTCTGGGGCGTCAGCGGTCCACTCTTCCTCCTCGACTACCTGGCGGCGGTCGCCGGTGCGCTGGTCGTCGCGCTGGCGATCAGGTCGCTGACCGGCTGGCGTACCCGGGGTGAACCGCCGAGCACCGTTGAGCTGGCGTACCTCAACGACCGGGCCGGCCTGGCCTGCCAGGTCGGCCTGGCGGCGCTGCACCGGGTCGGCGCGGTACGCCGCGGTGAGCTGTCGACCCTGTCGGTCGACGGGCCGCCGCCGCCCGGCTCGGCCCCGCTGGTCCGGGCCCTGCACGCCGCGCTGCGCCGGCCGCAGACCTGGGCGGCCGCGCTCGCCGACCCCGCGGTGGCCCGGGCCCTGCGGCGGATGGTCGGCCGGCTGGTCCGCGACGGCTGGCTGCTCACCCCGGCGCAGCGCCGCCGGATGGCCGTCGGCACGCTGCCGCTGTTCGGCGTGGCCGCCGTCGGGGTGACCCGGCTGGTCGACAGCGCGGTCGAGGGGCGTACCGCCGGCGGGCCCGCGTCCGTTGCCGGCCTCCTGCTGTGCTGCCTGGCCACCGCACTGGCCGGCTGGTGGCTGTGCGAGGTGCCGGAGATCGGGGTGGTCGCCCGCCGGCTGCTGCGCCGGCAGCGCCGCGCGCACGCCGAGCTGGCGCCGGAGCGCCGGCCGGCGTGGAGCGAGCGCGGCACGGACGAGCTGCTGACGGCGATGGCGCTGTTCGGACCGCGCCCGCTGCTGGCGGTCGACCCCCGGCTCGCCGAGCTGGTCGGCGTCGACGCCGACCGCACCCGTCCGGCCGCCCAGGCCCCAGCCGGGCGCCGCTGATCGAGGGCCGACCGCCCGCGGTTCGGGCAGCGGGCGGTCGTGTCGGCGTAGGTTGAGGCGCGCGCCGGGCAGTATGATCCGAGTATGACGAAGCGTGTGACCGTGAGCCTGCCCGATGACGTGGCGGCGTACCTCGACGGTGAGGAGAACGCTTCGGCGGCCGTCACCGACGCGCTGCGTGCCCGCATGGACCGCGCCGCCGCCACCGCCGCCATGCTGCGGGCGGTCGGCATCGACGTGACCGAGGTCGGCCGCGAACGGGTGCGTGGCACGCTGCCCCGCCCGACCGCCGAGCAGCGGGCGGAGAACGCCCGGCGCCGGGACATGCTCCGGGCCGGGACCTGGCCCGCTGACGGCTCCGTCACCGCCGCCTGATGCGCGACGACGACATCGAGATCCGGGCCGTCCTGGACAGCTCCGCGATACTGTCCTACTCCCGGGCGCACGTCCACGTCGGTGAGCTGCTGGTCGACATCGCCGACGAGGGCGCATACGTGGGGCTGCCGACGGTGGCGCTGCTGGACGCGTACGCGCAGATTAGGACCGACCAGCCGGCCAGTGCCCGGCTGGGAGTGCTGGCCACCCTGCCCGGCGTCGCGGTGCTCCCCCTGACGGCCGCCGACGCCGCGGCGGTCGCCGCCACGGTCCGCCTGGTCAAGGGTGACCTCGCCCGCGCGCACTGCGTCTGGGCCGCGCTCGCGCACGACGCCTACTATTTGACCAGTGAGCCGCACCTGGTCCCGGCGGTCATCGCCCCCGAGTTGGTGCACTACATCCCGCTTGACGACGCGTGACCAGAGGCTGATCACGTGGTCGGGTGGCGGGTGGTGACGGCACCCGGGAGCCGGTGACTGCCGCGGCCTGAAGTCGGCCCGTGCCCCTGCTCGCCGAACCCGCCTCGTACCGGGTAGCGCAGCGCGCCGGCTTCGCCGCGGAAGGCACGAAGGGCGGCGAGGGCCACCACGCGGACGGTTGGCACGACATGCACCTGCATGCCCACCTCGACAGCGACGCCGCGACTGAGGCGATCAAGGCGGTCGACGTGACCGCGCCCGCCGGGTGACCGGTCAACCGGCGGGCGGCTCCCGGCCGCGCTGCCGCACTCCGCGCCGAAGGTCATCGCGAAGCGAGCAGGCCGGGGAATCAGCGGAGTTGGCCGGCCGCGTGGATCACGCTCGCGAGGTCCTGCACCTCCGCGTCGTCGGTGGCGGCGGCCGCCCGCTCCGCGATCGCCGCCAGATCGTCCAGGCGCACCTCCCGGCCGTCCGGGCCACCCTGCAGCGCCTGGGCAAAGTAGCCAGCCGCGTAGCAGGTCCGCAACCGCGGGGACGCCTCCCCGAACTTCCGGTTCACGCCGGCGACCGTCACCGACTCGTACGTCTCGGCGGCCTCACGCTTCGTCGGATCGGTCCAGTGCACCTGCACGCGGGCGATCCGGGCCGACGGGGGCGCCCCGTCGGCGAGTCGGACGGCATAGAGCGCCGTGACGCTGTGCCCCGGTCCGACCTCGCCGCCGTCGACGCGGTCGTCGCGGAAGTCCTCATCGTTGAGTGCCCGGTTGTCGTACCCGATCAGGCGGTAGGACCGCACGGATGTCGGTTCGAAGCTCACCTGCACCTTGGCGTCGAGCGCCCGGACACTCAGCGTCGCGGGCAACTGTCGTACGAACACCTTCCGGGCCTGGGCACGCTCGCCGACGTACACCACGAAGCCGTCGCCCCGATCGGCCAGTTGCTCCATCAACTCGTCGCCGTACTCGCTGCCGACCCCCACGCCGAGCAGGGCGATCTCCTTCTCCGCCTCGTCGCGCACCCGGCGCAGGATCGGCTCCGCGTCGGTCCTGCCGGCGTTGGCGAGCCCGTCGGAGAGCACGATCACGCGGTTCGTCCGGCCGGGGCGGAACCCCTCGCGGGCCACCCGGTAGCCGAGCACCAGGCCGGCTTCGAGGTTCGTGCTGTCCCGCGTACGAAGGGAATCGATGGCGTCGTGCAGCTGGTCGGCGTCGGAGATGCGGGTCATCTCCCGAACCACCCGGGCCTCGCCGCTGAACTCGACGACGGCGATGGAGTCGGTCGGGCGCAACTGGTCCACGAGCGTGTGCAGCGCGTCCTGCACGAGGTCGAGCCGTCCGGGCTCGCCCATCGATCCGGAGACATCGACGACGAAGGTGAGGGCTGCGTCCGGACGGCTCTCCTCGTCCTCCGACCGGGTCTGCAATCCGACCCGCATCAACCGGACCTCCCCGGACACCTCGTGGGTGTCGGGAAGGCGGGCGCCGTCAACGTGTACGGCGAACCCGTCGCCGGCCGGCTCGGCGTAGTCCTGCCGGAAGGAGTTCACGAACTCCTCGGGCCGCACCGCGGTCCGCTCGGGCAACCGTCCGTCCATGATGAGCCGGCGGGCGTAGCCGTACGACGCCGTGTCGACGTCGACGCCGAAGGTGGAGCGCGGGTCGTCCTCCGTTGCGGTCTCGTCACCACCGGACCACGGCGTGCCGTCGTGGTGCCGGACGGATCCCGGGGCCGCGCCGCTCTGCCGTGCGTCCTGCCCTCCGGCAGTGCAAGCCGTGATCGTCATCGTGATCGCCAGCACTGCGAGCAGCAGCGGCGACCGTCGCATGTGGGCCATCGGATCCTCCCGGGCGGGCTGGGGGCAGGCGACCCGGCCACAGCGTGCCGGATCTGTTCCGGTCATTGACGCAGACCAGCAGCGAGGCGGATCCCGTCGTGGCCGAGCCGATACGCAAGCGTGAACGTCGTAACCGCTTCGTGCGCAAGACGTGACCTGAGCCAGCCAGCCGGCGACGGGCCGGAATGGTCTGCTCCGGACGCCGCG
The window above is part of the Micromonospora inositola genome. Proteins encoded here:
- a CDS encoding vWA domain-containing protein, translating into MAHMRRSPLLLAVLAITMTITACTAGGQDARQSGAAPGSVRHHDGTPWSGGDETATEDDPRSTFGVDVDTASYGYARRLIMDGRLPERTAVRPEEFVNSFRQDYAEPAGDGFAVHVDGARLPDTHEVSGEVRLMRVGLQTRSEDEESRPDAALTFVVDVSGSMGEPGRLDLVQDALHTLVDQLRPTDSIAVVEFSGEARVVREMTRISDADQLHDAIDSLRTRDSTNLEAGLVLGYRVAREGFRPGRTNRVIVLSDGLANAGRTDAEPILRRVRDEAEKEIALLGVGVGSEYGDELMEQLADRGDGFVVYVGERAQARKVFVRQLPATLSVRALDAKVQVSFEPTSVRSYRLIGYDNRALNDEDFRDDRVDGGEVGPGHSVTALYAVRLADGAPPSARIARVQVHWTDPTKREAAETYESVTVAGVNRKFGEASPRLRTCYAAGYFAQALQGGPDGREVRLDDLAAIAERAAAATDDAEVQDLASVIHAAGQLR
- a CDS encoding NADP-dependent oxidoreductase, translated to MSTMYAVRAHTRGGPEQLVYEQAPRPEPGPGDVLVAVKAASMTPHELTWPATWTHSSDGTGPDRTPIIPSHEFSGVVAASGAGVESPTEGEAVYGLIPFTRDGAAAEYVALPAAVVAGKPATVDHDHAAALPLAALSAWQALVDHADLQAGQHVLVQGGAGGVGSYVVQLAAGLGARVSATAAAADLEFVKGLGAEQAIDYAHDRFEDHVSDVDVVVDLVGGATQSRSWSVLKPGGILVTLSAPPDQQEAARHDARGVYFIVEPDQNALRSIAELVDNGRLRPVLDRVLPLTETRSGYEALETGKRRGKIVIHVAD
- a CDS encoding TIGR04222 domain-containing membrane protein; protein product: MLWGVSGPLFLLDYLAAVAGALVVALAIRSLTGWRTRGEPPSTVELAYLNDRAGLACQVGLAALHRVGAVRRGELSTLSVDGPPPPGSAPLVRALHAALRRPQTWAAALADPAVARALRRMVGRLVRDGWLLTPAQRRRMAVGTLPLFGVAAVGVTRLVDSAVEGRTAGGPASVAGLLLCCLATALAGWWLCEVPEIGVVARRLLRRQRRAHAELAPERRPAWSERGTDELLTAMALFGPRPLLAVDPRLAELVGVDADRTRPAAQAPAGRR
- a CDS encoding alpha/beta fold hydrolase yields the protein MGVDPVVRPGGSRPEPGHDRRADLRGPGRRAGRAARGTGPWLLVRHSFGGLIARLLTCRHPHDIAGLVLVDAVVEHRETAYEAVLPAHLHAANRAYLTDPARNAERIDKPTSYRQVAARPLPDGVLLSVITRGRPDAAGPDWPTPDILRVGQRMQHDLARRHGARHRIAARSRHGVHHEEPEIVVAEIMTMLKGTRG
- a CDS encoding GNAT family N-acetyltransferase; the protein is MPLLAEPASYRVAQRAGFAAEGTKGGEGHHADGWHDMHLHAHLDSDAATEAIKAVDVTAPAG
- a CDS encoding low temperature requirement protein A, which codes for MASEAGELLRRPEEPQRATFLELFFDLAFVVVFAQLSQGLVDDLSWRGAFQTLVLLLAMWWVWFITAAVTDRYDPQRPAIQLVVIATLVGTLVLAVAAPEAFAEGGLIFAGVYVAIQLGRGLFLVLALQGRELKRRIVRSLFWFGVSAVPWIAGAMVHGTARGVLWALAVAVDYAGFALGWPTPGLGRPPRSEWSVVAEHLAERYRQFFIIALGELILVTTLTINRSGFAADRTAAFLVSVATTVLIWRIYIYRAGELLAAAIEASPEPFRPTLLAKYSHIVMVAGVVVTAVGDELVITHPLGHTPPGWIAVILGGPALFLAGRAHFEYAVFGRVSRDRPIGLLVLAAIAPVMLLVPPLMAALATTAVLTAIAVADTTRARGRPPEMPSPPR